The following nucleotide sequence is from Candidatus Zixiibacteriota bacterium.
CGATCTGGAAATGCTGCGCGAGGTCGGCTACTGCAGCGGGATCGAGAACTATTCGCGGCACCTGTCCGGCCGTCGCCACGGGGAACGGCCCTATACCCTGATCGATTTTTTTCCGCACGACGACTTTCTGACGATCATCGACGAATCGCATCAGTCGCTGCCGCAGATTCGCGGCATGTACGAGGGCGACCGCACCCGCAAGCAGACATTGGTCGACTTCGGATTCCGACTGCCCTCAGCCCTTGACAACCGGCCCCTGCTCTTCGATGAGTTCTGGTCGCTGTTGGACAAGACGATCTATGTCTCCGCCACACCCGCTGATCTCGAACTGGAACAATCCGGCGGCGTTGTGGTCGAGCAGATCATCCGTCCGACGGGGCTCGTCGATCCCGCGATCTCGGTGCGCCCGCTCGCCCGCCAGGTCGATGATCTGATCGAGGAGATTCGTAAGCGCGTTGCCGTCGGCGAGCGAACACTGGTCACGACGCTCACCAAACGCATGTCCGAAGACCTCGCCGACTACCTCGCGCAATTGAACATCCCCGTGCGCTATCTCCATTCGGAAATCGACGCCATCGAACGCACCGACATCCTGCGCGATTTGCGCCTGGGCGAATTCGACGTGCTGGTCGGCATCAACCTCTTGCGCGAGGGGCTCGACCTGCCGGAAGTGTCGTTGGTCGCCATTCTCGATGCCGACAAAGAGGGGTTCCTGCGCTCCGAGCGTTCGCTCATTCAGGTGGCGGGACGGGCCGCACGGCACAAAGAGGGCACGGTGATCATGTACGCCGACAAGGTGACCAACTCGATGCGCAAGGCCATCGATGAGACCCAGCGGCGTCGTCGGATACAGATCGCCTATAATCAGGAGCACGGCATCGAGCCGAAGACCATCATCAAAAGTCCCGATGAGATACGCCGCGCCACCGTCTTTGCCGATGCCAAGGGACAGGGCGCGGCCCCTGAAAAACCGGCCCGCCCGACGGGATTCGACCGCATGTCGATCGAAGACCAAATCATGTTTCTGAACCGCGCCATGCGCGACGCCGCCAAAAAACTCGACTTCGAACAAGCGGCGCAGTTGCGCGATGACATCGCAGAATTGAAGAAGCAGCGGCACACCAGCCGTTGAAATCCCGCCAATCTGACAAAACCTCTCCCATTTCCCTTGCATCGGGGACCGGGCATCGTATAAATAGTGCCCGGCTTAGGGAATATCACGGCGGAGGAGTGGTGCCGATCACAGTATCATCTCGATGGACCGGAATAAAATGAACTGCGCGGCTCTTTTTTTGGACAAAAACTTAGGCGCGCCTAACTTTCAGAGTCCTGCCTTCGTCCGGCAGAAGAACAAGCCATCAGCTTGAATAGAGGCAGCATCATGTTGACGAGGACGGTGTTGCAATGACAGAGTTAGCCGCACCTAACTTTTCCCTTGATGGCCGCATAAGACCCCGGCCCGCAGTCGCTGCCTTGGCGTCTCTTCAAGTCGGTCAGTCCGCCGCCATCGCCGCGCTGGTCGCGCCGCCCGAACTGACGCTGCAGATGATGGAAATGGGATTGGTCAAGGGGCGCTCGATCACACTCCTGCGCAAAGCGCCATTCGGGGGACCGGTTGCCATTGAACTGGACGGCTCGATTCTTTCTCTGCGCCGGGATGAAGCTGAGTTGGTGCTCGTTTCAGGCGACGGCAGTACCGCGAGCGACTCCGATCAGGACGGAACACAGACACGATGACGAACGCAACAACCGTCGCCGCGCCCAAACGCGTAAAAACCACCAGCGTGGCGCTCATCGGCAATCCGAATTCCGGCAAAACCACGCTGTTCAATGCTCTCACCGGACTGAGGCAGAAAGTTGCCAATTATCCCGGCGTCACAATCGAAGAACGGCACGGACGCGCCCGCATTGACGGTCTTCAACTCGACTTGATCGACCTGCCGGGATGCTACTCGCTGTTCCCACGTTCTCCCGATGAGAGCATCGTCTGCGATTTGTTGTTCGGCAAAGTCGGCGGTCGTTGTCCCGACGCGGTGATCTGTCTGGTGGATGCCACTAATGTCGGACGCCATCTGTATCTCACCGGCCAGGTCATCGACCTGGGCATCCCGGTGGTCGTGGCACTGACCATGTCCGATGAGGCGCAACGACATGGGATTCAAATCGATCGCCAACGTCTATCCGAACATCTCGGTGTGCCGGTTGTCCCGGTAATGGCTCCGGACGGGGTGGGATTAGTGGAGTTGGCCCATGCTGTAGCACATGCGGTCAGCGCAACGGCGCCGTTAGAGCGCGGATACAGACTCCCGCCTCCGTTGGAGGCCAGACTCAGGCAGTATGCACCCGAGGCGTTCGTCTCGGAGGGCCACTTGCTCTATTGCCTCGCCGGACAGCACATGCCCACGTGCAGCGAAAAAGTCGAAGCCGCCGCGTCGCGCATTCGTGAAGAACTTCACATCACCGAAGACACCGTGCGTCGGTACACAGCCGAGGCGCGTTACGATTGGCAGGGCGCCATCGCCCGCGACGTGGTCCGTCGTTCGGGGTCGGCCAGGCGCGACCGGACCAATCGCCTCGATGATGTTCTGCTGCACAAAGTCTTTGGACCCGTCGTCCTCTGTCTGGTGCTGGCCGTCGTGTTTCAGTCGGTGTTTGCATGGGCCGGCCCGGTCATGGACGGTGTCTCCTTCCTTATGGAAGACCTGCTGCCGTCTATCGTCTCCGGCCTCGTGGCTCCGGGACCGTTTCTGAGTCTCATCAATGACGGCATCTTCGCCGGAGTCGGCGCGGTTGTCGTGTTCCTGCCGCAAATACTGTTTTTGTTCTTCTTCCTGACGCTGCTGGAAGACTCCGGATACATGGCACGGGCGGCGTTCATCCTCGACCGCGTCATGTCGCGTGTCGGCCTCTCGGGACGCAGTTTCATTCCGCTGCTATCGTGTTACGCCTGCGCGATTCCCGGCATCATGGCGACGCGCACGATCCCCAATGCGCGCGAACGTCTCGCGACAATCCTCGTGGCTCCACTGATGACCTGTTCGGCGCGGCTGATCGTCTATACCCTGCTCGTCGCCGCCTTCGTTCCGGCGCAATCGATCTGGGGTCCCATCGGACTGCAGGGGGTCGTGCTGCTGGGATTGTATCTGTTGGGCGTCGTCGGCGCGGCCGCGTCGGCGTGGGCCTTTCGCAAGACGATGCTGCGCGGCCCCAAGCCGCCGTTCTTGCTCGAATTGCCGCCGTATCGCCGTCCACGACTGAAAACGCTCGCCCTGACGCTGATGGATCGTGGTCGCGTCTTTCTGGTCAACGCGGGCACCATCATCTTTGCGGTCTCGATTGTCCTTTGGGCCTTGCTGAGCTTCCCGAAGTCCGGCGAGATTGAAGCTCGCTCTGCCGCACAGCAGCAGGCGATCCTCCAATCGACTCCGCCCGGAGACCAACGCGATGCTGCGCTCCTCCAACTCGAAAACGAGCGGGCCGCGCAGCAGATTCGCCATTCGATAGCCGGACGAATCGGTCTGGCCATGGAGCCGGCGCTGCGACCGTTGGGATTCGATTGGAAAATCGGGATCGGTATCCTGGGATCGTTCGCGGCGCGTGAGGTCTTCGTCTCGACGCTCGGGGTCGTCTATGGGGTCGGCTCAGAGGTCGAAGGAGAGAGTCTGATCGCCCGTGCGCGCGCCGATCGCAACCCTCAGACAGGCGCTCCGGTTTGGTCGACATTGGTGGCCATCACACTCCTCGTCTTCTACGCCTTTGCCTTGCAGTGTATATCCACCATGGCCGTCATGCGCCGCGAGACCAACAGTTGGCGATGGCCGCTTTTTGCCTTCGCCTACATGACCGTTCTGGCGTACGCGGCGGCATTTGTCACGCGACAAATCGGTCTGTTGATTGCGTAACCGCATGACTCCGATCTCACTACCGCTCGCATGGCAATTCGTCCTCGTGGCGGCTGTCTTCGCAGGCGCCATCGCGCTGGTCTGGCGCATCAGGCGACGGGGACGAGCGCGACAACACTCCGGATGTCATTGTCCCCGCCAGTGACTTTTGCCCCAACCGCCTCGAATACGATCGCCTGCGGCTCGCGATCTGTCGCCGGATTGTGTATAATGGACCACTCAGGAGGTGTCCGAACATGATCGATCGCCCGCTCATTACCGTCATTTTGTGCTGTCTGCTGGCGCTCGCTGTTGTCAGTGCGCGGGCTGAAAACAGCGTGATCGTCGAATCCAAGTGCGTCGAACCCGGATCCGGCCCCGTGACGGTTGGTATTCACATTGCCAACGATCTTCCCATCACCGGTCTTGTTCTGCCGTTCGAACTGCGCTCGCTGGAATCGGGGGCCTTCATCGCGAAGAGTCTCGACGTCAAGGTGCAGGGACGCCTGACACCCTGGGTCAAAGGCAGCTCGTTTGCCATCCAACGAACGATGGGGACGCCGTCATCGGCGATGGACGCCAAAGATTGTCTGGCGTCAGACGGCCTCCACACATGGTTTACGCTCGATTCTGCCGCCGACTTCCGAAGTCCCGACGCCATCCTCTATGCCTGCGTCGGATTGCAGCCGGAAACGATCGCACCCGGCGACGATGGCAAAGCGGGATCCGGCACCCCATCAATGGTGCTGTCCTTCCATGTCGGGGCCACGCGCGGGAAGTTTGTCATCGATTCGGTCTGCGTCCCCCCGGGAAACCACCTCGTTTTCGTGCCGGAGAGCGGTGCGCGCGGGGACGCTGTTGTACCGCGGTTCGAACCCGGACTCATCACGGTCGGTTGCCCCGGCAGACCCTGATGTCCGCCGCACGCCACTCGGCAATACAGAGAGTAGCATGAGCAGGAGCGTTTGTTGGTTTCTGAGCGACGGCTCCGACTGAGATTACCGGTTGGCGTCCCTGGCCGGCCGATCGCTGGCGTGGCGCACACCGTAACGTGAGTGTTGAAAAGACGCCCATGCGATACTGGCCGCTTCTCGTGAACATTCTCAATCTATCGTCATTCCGAGCGAAGCGAGGAATCTCCAACGAGTTGTCGTCATCCTCGCGCGTATAGAAATGCCTCGCCCGAAGGGCTCGGCATGACATTGAAGTGGCTCTTGCAACACTCCCGCAATGTGAGGACATCTCGATCGCGATTCCCGACGCACCCCAACAAACAAAAAACCCCGTTCCGCTTTGGGCGGAACGGGGTTGACTGTCGACGGGATCTTGACTGCTACTTCAGAAGCGTCATCTTCTTGGTATCGGTGAAGTTCCCGGCCTGCATCCGATAGAAATAGACACCGGACGATACCGTTGTACCGTGATCGTTTGTGCCGTCCCAGGTCGCCTGATGCGAACCGGGCGTGTACTGCTCGTCAACGAGCGTCCGAACCGCCTGTCCGAGCACGTTGTAGACCACCAGCTTCACATTGGTCAGATCACCCGCGTCGCTCCGTGGCACATTGAAACGGATGACCGTGCCGGCGTTGAACGGATTCGGGTAGTTCTGGACCAGCGAGTAGCTGGACGGCACCAACGGCCCGGCGCCGGCCATCCTCACGGTGTAGTTGAATTCCGGCTCTTCCCAGACGATCTCCGGCTGGCCGCTGGAGAAGTCGTGGGAAACCAGGATCAGCCGGTGGCTGGGGCTCTCCATCTCGGTCGAACGGATCACGAACTCCGACATGGTCGGGTCGGTCACCTCAAACCGCAGATTCGCGATGGCACCCTTGCCATTGGCCAGATCCTTTGTGTTCGGGTCGGTCGCCATGGCGATCAGGCCCATGATGACGTTTTTGTTGTCGTCGTCGATGTTGGTGATCTTCATGTCGAAGTAGTCCACGCGCGATGCATAGGTCACTTCGACCAAACTGATCCCCTGACCCGGCTGGCCATAGTTCAACGGCAGATCGATCGCCGCGATCGATGGCTTGTTGTCGAGTATGATCGGCACCGTCACGGTGCGGACCAACTCCGACGTCGCGGCGACTTGCACATCGCCGATCGACATCCGGCTGCCCAGGTCCACCGGCCCATTCGCGGCCGATGCGAGTACGGCCGGCAAGAGAAGCACTGCCGCCGCAAGAATGATTGTTCCTTTGCGCATCAAACACCCCCGTGTTCGATTTCTTCGTTTAACTTCCATGTTTGTTCTTGAAGTCAGTCCTTGCTGCGGTCAGGGGTTCATGTCCGTGGGATGCTTCTCCGTGCTACCTGACCCCGAAGTGTCATGCCGTGAGGGCCGACCTCTCTGTCTTCAAGATGACACCCGAAACGACGGTTGTCAACCGCGAAGACCCTCCGGGGCCTCCGAATAATCGATCTCCGCTTCTGTCGATAGCTCCTCCTTCCGTGGATTGGTCGGTTCGGCCAGGTCTCATACCTGACCGTCTGCCTGCCAGTGTCAACTCCAACCAAGCTTGCGACGGGCATCCTCACTCATGCGGTCCGGCGTCCAGGGCGGATCCCAGACGACATTGACCATGACATCGCCGACCCCGTCCATCTCGCGGAGTCTGGCAGCCGCATCCTGCGACATGGACTCGTGCATCGGGCATCCCTGAGCGGTCAGTGTCATGTCGACAGCCACATTCCGGCCGTCCTCAATTCGAATATCATAGACCAGCCCCAGATCGACAATCGACACCATCGGTATTTCGGGATCGAAGCAATTGCGCAACCGCTCTAACACGGCCTCTTTTGTGATCGCGCCGGCCATGGCCTATGCTACACGTGAGGGTGCTTACCGTTCCGCGCCATGCGGTGTTCGTTCATCTACGGGCGCGGCAGGGGTACGCAGAAGTGGGTGTTCCGTCAGTTTCCCTACCCGTCATCTGAAACATAGCAACTCGCCGGAGCTTCGCAACAACGATTTTCGACACATTGGGCTTGACCGCCGTCGGGTCTCCGGATAGGTTGGCAGACGCCGGACTCGCACAAGTGTTTGTGCGACACGAAACAACAGCAGTTTCCCTGAAGCACGAGGCGATAGACCCGACCATGGCAGCGGCCGGTTCCCACCCACATCAAAGCTCTGAAAAGCCGCGCGGCACCGCCCCAATACCCTACATCGCGTCCGATCAGTCCATCGCCGAGGTGACGCTCAAGACCATCGTTCTGGGCAGTTTGATCTCGATCGTCTTCGGCGTCGCGAATGCCTATCTCGGGCTTAAAGTCGGGATGACGGTCTCGGCGTCGATCCCGGCTGCCGTCATTTCGATGGCGGTTCTGCGGACGCTCTTCAGGAAAGTCACCGTTCTCGAAAACAACATTGTCCAGACGATCGGCTCTGCCGGGGAATCTTTGGCGGCAGGAATCATTTTCACGATTCCCGCCTTCCTGATCTGGGAGGCGACTCTTCCCGGGTTTGAGTATCGCATCACGCAGTGGCAAATCATCGGACTATCCTTGTTGGGCGGCACATTGGGAATCCTGCTGATGATTCCGCTGCGCCGTTATCTGGTCCACAAGGAACACGGGACGCTGGCTTTTCCCGAGGGGACGGCGTGCGCCGAAATCATCATCGCAGGCGACGAGGGCGGGGGAAAAGCCAAACTGGTGTTCACCGGAATCGGGTTGGGTGCGCTCTACAAACTCTTAATGGGCGTCTTCCGCATGTGGCCGGAAAGCCCGGTCTACGGATTCAAAGAGCGACTGCCCGGCGGTGCCGTCGGGATCGATGCAACCCCGGCGTTGCTGGGCGTCGGGTACATCATCGGGCCGAAGATCGCCTCGCTGATGATGGGCGGAGCGGTCATGGGGTATCTGGGCATTGCGCCGCTGATCAAGTACATCGGTTCCGCCCTCCCGGCGGGGCTGATCCCGCCGGCCGATATTCCCATCGGAGAGATGGACCATGACGCGCTCCGAGGATACTTCGTCAAATATCTGGGAGTCGGCGCAGTGGCGCTCGGCGGCTTCGTGTCACTGGCCAAGTCCCTGCCGGTCATTATTCACTCGTTCAGTCAGGGATTCGGGCAGTTGCTCAAACGGGGCGGCGAGACGGCCGGTGCGGTTCCGCGCACCGATCGCGATCTGTCGATGTCCGTTGTCCTGATCGGATCGCTGGCGATCGCCGTCGCCATCTGGGCGTTCCCCAGCACCGAGCTGCACTTCATGGGTGCGCTTCTGGCCATCCTGTTCGGGTTTTTCTTCGTCGTCGTGGCGGCAAGGATCGTCGGCTTGGTCGGCTCCTCTTCGTCCCCGGTATCGGGAATGACCATCGCCACGCTGCTGGTCACCTGCCTGGTCCTGCTGAAGTTTGGGGTGTCCGGTGTCTCCGGCATGGTAACGGCCATGTCGGTGGGGACAGTCGTCTGCATCGCGGTCTGCATGTCGGGCGACATCGCGCAGGATCTCAAGACCGGATACTTGCTGGGGGCGACACCGCGCAGCCAGCAGATTGTCGAGTTTATCGGTCTGTTTTTCCCGGCATTGCTGATGGGCGGTGTGGTCTTCTGGCTCGCGGGGTCGTTTGGATTCGTCGCATCACCCGAGCATCCCGAACCGTTGCAGGCGCCCCAGGCCAATGTCATGGCGATCGTCGTGCGCGGCGTCATGGGCGGTGACCTCCCGTGGATGCCGATCATATTCGGTGCGGTCCTCGCGGCCTCCATCGAACTGGTCGGCATCGGTTCGCTGCCGTTTGCGATCGGCATGTACCTGCCGCTGGAATTGTCATCGCCGATTATGGCCGGAGGTCTGATCGCCATGATCGTCCAGAAAAAAGCCGGTCCGGCCTCGGCCGAGCGCCAGGAACGGGGCATTCTCTTCAGTTCCGGATTGGTCGCGGGCGATGCCCTGGTGGGAGTGGCGGTTGCCGGCCTGATGCTCAACGAAGGATACAAGGCCTTCTACGACAGCCACGGCGGTCTGCTCGATTCGCTGTCTGGAGCGGCCGGTCCGGCGGTTTCACTGATCGCGTTTGCGGCCATCGCGCTGTATCTCTGGACTCGCACGCGAATCAAATCCTCGTAATCGCTTTCCGCAGAATTTCGTACCATAACTGCGTGGCGGAACCGGGCGTTCGCGCGCGGTGTTGGTGTTGGCCAGCGACAGGGGATGGCCGAACATATTGAATCCCGCCGCCGGCGAATCGCCCAGGTGAAACTCGTGCAGGTGAATCCGACGTCAGACCCGACACAGAACGCAGCGGCCGTCCGGCCGCGGCCTTTCGGTGGTACTCGAGGCGGCTTCAGCAAGCTGATCGCCGTGCTGTCCATCCTCGCCGTCGTCGGATGCGCCGGCACGGCCCGCGAGACCGCCGAGACCGAGGAGAAGTCGAAACGCACCGAACCGGTCAATGAACTGGCGTTTCTGCACTTTTCCAATGGCAGCATTCTGATGACCGACGGCCAGACTCAGGCGGCCATCAGGGCCTACGAGAAGGCGCTGCTGTATGATCCCCAATCCTACGAAATCAGGATGTCGCTGGCCGATGGACACGTGCGCCAGCGGCAGTATGAACAAGCAGCCGCAGTTGCCGAGGGGATCATCGGAAAGGACGCCCGTGTCTACGGGTTGTTGGGACGCGCCTATGCGATGCTCGGTCGCAACGATCAGGCCCGCGCGGCCTATGAGAAGGTCATCGAATTCGACAAGGACGACACACAGGCGTACTGGTTTCTGTCCCGCCAAGCCGTGCGGCAGGGCGATCTGCGCAGCGCCATCGGGCACCTTGAAGCCATGTCGGAGTATGTGCGCGACTCGCGCGTTCAAAATGAAATCGCCGAACTCCACACACGTCTCGACGACCACGCCGGCGCCGCGGCTGCCTACAGCATGTCACTGCAGTTCGATTCCAGCATGGCGAACCGTCGCGCCTGGGTCGGCCTGGCCGAGGCGCTGAATGAACAGACGCTCCGCGACGAAGCCGAGGATGTCTACCGCCGCATGATGGCCATTGCCCCCGACGATCACTTCGCACGGCGTCAACTGATCCAACTGCTCCTCGACGAAGGCGACCACGAAGTCGCGCGCCGTGAACTGGAAGCGCTCCTAACCGACAATCCCGCCGATCCCGAACGGATGCGTCTGGGGGTGCTGCTCTATAACGCTGCGCAGTATGATCGGGCCGAGAGTCTGTTCACCGTCATTGCCGCAGAAGAGGATCCCTACATTCCATTCTTCTACCTGGGACGGATCGCGTTCACACGCGAGCGATTCGCGGCCGCGAAAGATTACTTCCGCCGTGCGGTGGAGACCGATGACACGCTCCCCGACGCGTGGATTGCATGGGGCAACACGCTGTTGGCCGAAGACTCGCTGGAGGCGGCTTTGGAGTTATCCCAGCGTGCCGAGCAGCGCGCGCCTGATCCCGCCGACTTCTGGTATTTCACCGGGGTTGCGCTCGCGCGACACGATCAGCACGACAGTGCCGTTGTCTGGCTGCGTCGCGCGTGGGACGCCGACACCGCCAACGCTCGTGTCCAATTCAGTCTGGCGGCCTCGTTGGAGCGCTCCGGACATTTCAACGAGGCGGCCGCGCAATTCAACAGTCTGCTCCAACGCGAGCCCGACAATGCCAGCGCGCTGAACTACCTGGGTTACATGTATGCCGACAGCGGCATCAACCTGCAGGAATCGCTCCAACTGATCGAGAAGGCCGTCGACATCGATCCCGACAACGGCGCCTATCTGGACAGCTACGCCTGGGTGCTGTATCGACTCGGTCGGCTCTCCGAAGCGGAAGGCATGATCAAGCGCGCGGCCGACGTGCTGTCCAGTGATGCCGTCATTCACGATCATTACGGCGACATTCTGGCGGCGATGGGGCGTCGTGACGAGGCCGCTGTACGCTGGCGGCGCGCGCTCGAACTCGATCCGGGAAACCGCCCGATCATCGAGAAGCTCGGCATCGATCCATAGCCGGGAATTCATTGCACAACCGAAGATCAGCGGATAGTTTGCGCGCGTGAGCCGCATGGACGTGCCGGTACGCCTTCGCGGATGCCCACTCAGGAATGTGGCCGTTCTCTGCGTCGCATGGTACGGACTCGTCCTTCACGCCGGGTGTGCCCGACATGGAATCCCCTCCGGCGGACCGGCCGATGAGACCGCGCCCGTCGTGCAGCGCTCCGTGCCGACGTCCGGTGCCGTCAATACCGACCGCACCACCCCCATCGTCATCGAATTCTCCGAGCCGGTCGCCCGCGAGACACTGGCCGGACAAGTGACGGTGTCTCCGGCGCGCCATGGATCGCCCCAGATCAAGTGGTCCGATGGCGACCGGACGATTCGTCTCACTTGGACCGATACGCTGCGCGAGAACACGACCTATCGCGTATCGCTCGGCGCCAAGCTGTCGGACCGGCGGCAGAATGCATTGAAAGAACCGTACACGTTTGCCTTCGGGACCGGCCATCGGATCGACGGTGGGCACATCATCGGCCGTGTGGAGCCGCTCGATCCGGCCCAGCGCGCGGCCGCGTCGTGGACGGTCAACGCCTACCAACTCGAAGCGCTGCCCGATACGTTTTGGCGTGCCACGCCCGCCTATACGACCCGCACCGGCCCGGAGGGCCGCTTTGACCTTCCATTTCTGCGGGCGGGCGAATACCGTTTGTTGGCGTTCGCCGACAGAGACAACAACGCCGTGCACGATCCCGGCGAGTCGTACGGGCTGCCGGAGCGCAACGCCATCGCGACCGATACGTCGCTGCCGGACTCGCTCTCCATCTTCGGATTTCCCTATGACACGTCCACCTTCTGCCTGCGCCGATGCATTGCTACGGTGCAGCACGGAGTCACATTGACGATGACGCATCCGATCGACACTATGCGGCTGTCCGAATCGAGCATCGCGGTGAGCGATTCCGCCGGCGAACACCCCATTGCGTTTGCGTTGATTCCACCGACCGCGCGTCGCGCCGCGCAATTGGAGCTCCTGACAGAGGGACTCACCGCCGGTCAGACGATCCGCGTCGCCTGCGCGGGACTCTACGACCATCGCGGACAGGGACTGTGCGCCGACGCCGAGTGCTTCACCGTCGTCAATGACATTCGTGACACCAGCGGTCCCACGATTGTTTCAGTTGCGTTGCCGACAGTACGGGTCGCACTCACGCCGTTTGAACCGATTCGCTGGGAGTTCAGCGAACCGGTCGATGCCCAACGACTGTCGGATGCCGTGCGGGTCACCGACACGCTCGATGCCGCAATCGACGGCGAACGGATCTGGCGCAATCCGCTGTTGTTCGACTATGTCCCCGCAAACGGCTGGCCCGATGATGGGCCTGTGCGTGCGCGCATCGACTCGGCTGCTCTGTTCGACCGCCACGGGAACGCGGCGCCGTCGCAGGCCCTCGAATGGGTTTTCGAGCCGTTGACAGCGGCACGAATGGGCCGGATTGAAGGGGATGTGACAATCGCTGATTCGAGTTTGAATGCCGCCGTTTGCCATATCACACTCCGACGAACCGGCACGTCGACCAGCACACACATCCAACGCGCCGGTCCCGGTCCGTTTTCCGTCGAGATACCGGGCGGCAATTGGCAGTTGTCGGGGTATCTCGATGCCAATGGCAATGGCGAATTCGAGACGGGTCGGCTGATGCCGTGGCAGTTCGCCGAACCGATGACGGTCCATCCCGACACGCTCGTCGTCCGCCCGCGGTTCACGTTGGAAGATGTCGAACTGAAGTTTGATTGATGGGATCAACTCGCGGCGTGCATCACGACGAACCTGAAACACGCGCGCCGACGACTCACTACTGAACCGGAGACCTCCAATGCGCAATTTT
It contains:
- a CDS encoding FlgD immunoglobulin-like domain containing protein encodes the protein MRKGTIILAAAVLLLPAVLASAANGPVDLGSRMSIGDVQVAATSELVRTVTVPIILDNKPSIAAIDLPLNYGQPGQGISLVEVTYASRVDYFDMKITNIDDDNKNVIMGLIAMATDPNTKDLANGKGAIANLRFEVTDPTMSEFVIRSTEMESPSHRLILVSHDFSSGQPEIVWEEPEFNYTVRMAGAGPLVPSSYSLVQNYPNPFNAGTVIRFNVPRSDAGDLTNVKLVVYNVLGQAVRTLVDEQYTPGSHQATWDGTNDHGTTVSSGVYFYRMQAGNFTDTKKMTLLK
- a CDS encoding oligopeptide transporter, OPT family, whose amino-acid sequence is MAAAGSHPHQSSEKPRGTAPIPYIASDQSIAEVTLKTIVLGSLISIVFGVANAYLGLKVGMTVSASIPAAVISMAVLRTLFRKVTVLENNIVQTIGSAGESLAAGIIFTIPAFLIWEATLPGFEYRITQWQIIGLSLLGGTLGILLMIPLRRYLVHKEHGTLAFPEGTACAEIIIAGDEGGGKAKLVFTGIGLGALYKLLMGVFRMWPESPVYGFKERLPGGAVGIDATPALLGVGYIIGPKIASLMMGGAVMGYLGIAPLIKYIGSALPAGLIPPADIPIGEMDHDALRGYFVKYLGVGAVALGGFVSLAKSLPVIIHSFSQGFGQLLKRGGETAGAVPRTDRDLSMSVVLIGSLAIAVAIWAFPSTELHFMGALLAILFGFFFVVVAARIVGLVGSSSSPVSGMTIATLLVTCLVLLKFGVSGVSGMVTAMSVGTVVCIAVCMSGDIAQDLKTGYLLGATPRSQQIVEFIGLFFPALLMGGVVFWLAGSFGFVASPEHPEPLQAPQANVMAIVVRGVMGGDLPWMPIIFGAVLAASIELVGIGSLPFAIGMYLPLELSSPIMAGGLIAMIVQKKAGPASAERQERGILFSSGLVAGDALVGVAVAGLMLNEGYKAFYDSHGGLLDSLSGAAGPAVSLIAFAAIALYLWTRTRIKSS
- the uvrB gene encoding excinuclease ABC subunit UvrB → MATKAPTGTDKIASGSHGVFHLQGPYTPTGDQPEAIRQLMEGLNRGDRHQTLMGVTGSGKTFTMANVIAQWKRPTLVISHNKTLAAQLYGELKSYFPDNAVEFFISYYDYYQPEAYVPQTDTYIEKDTSINDDIDRLRLRATSALLERDDVIVVASVSCIYNIGSPDEYKKMMVLAEVGHSVRRDEFLLALNAIHYTRNDYDSARGTFRVRGDTVEVMPAYEETAVRIEFFGDEIERITVIDSLTGEVLRRQNRKAIYPAKHHVTSPPRLVEAIDKIERELGERLSQLRSENKLLEAQRLESRTRFDLEMLREVGYCSGIENYSRHLSGRRHGERPYTLIDFFPHDDFLTIIDESHQSLPQIRGMYEGDRTRKQTLVDFGFRLPSALDNRPLLFDEFWSLLDKTIYVSATPADLELEQSGGVVVEQIIRPTGLVDPAISVRPLARQVDDLIEEIRKRVAVGERTLVTTLTKRMSEDLADYLAQLNIPVRYLHSEIDAIERTDILRDLRLGEFDVLVGINLLREGLDLPEVSLVAILDADKEGFLRSERSLIQVAGRAARHKEGTVIMYADKVTNSMRKAIDETQRRRRIQIAYNQEHGIEPKTIIKSPDEIRRATVFADAKGQGAAPEKPARPTGFDRMSIEDQIMFLNRAMRDAAKKLDFEQAAQLRDDIAELKKQRHTSR
- the feoB gene encoding ferrous iron transport protein B, with protein sequence MTNATTVAAPKRVKTTSVALIGNPNSGKTTLFNALTGLRQKVANYPGVTIEERHGRARIDGLQLDLIDLPGCYSLFPRSPDESIVCDLLFGKVGGRCPDAVICLVDATNVGRHLYLTGQVIDLGIPVVVALTMSDEAQRHGIQIDRQRLSEHLGVPVVPVMAPDGVGLVELAHAVAHAVSATAPLERGYRLPPPLEARLRQYAPEAFVSEGHLLYCLAGQHMPTCSEKVEAAASRIREELHITEDTVRRYTAEARYDWQGAIARDVVRRSGSARRDRTNRLDDVLLHKVFGPVVLCLVLAVVFQSVFAWAGPVMDGVSFLMEDLLPSIVSGLVAPGPFLSLINDGIFAGVGAVVVFLPQILFLFFFLTLLEDSGYMARAAFILDRVMSRVGLSGRSFIPLLSCYACAIPGIMATRTIPNARERLATILVAPLMTCSARLIVYTLLVAAFVPAQSIWGPIGLQGVVLLGLYLLGVVGAAASAWAFRKTMLRGPKPPFLLELPPYRRPRLKTLALTLMDRGRVFLVNAGTIIFAVSIVLWALLSFPKSGEIEARSAAQQQAILQSTPPGDQRDAALLQLENERAAQQIRHSIAGRIGLAMEPALRPLGFDWKIGIGILGSFAAREVFVSTLGVVYGVGSEVEGESLIARARADRNPQTGAPVWSTLVAITLLVFYAFALQCISTMAVMRRETNSWRWPLFAFAYMTVLAYAAAFVTRQIGLLIA
- a CDS encoding FeoA family protein, coding for MASLQVGQSAAIAALVAPPELTLQMMEMGLVKGRSITLLRKAPFGGPVAIELDGSILSLRRDEAELVLVSGDGSTASDSDQDGTQTR
- a CDS encoding iron-sulfur cluster assembly protein; translation: MAGAITKEAVLERLRNCFDPEIPMVSIVDLGLVYDIRIEDGRNVAVDMTLTAQGCPMHESMSQDAAARLREMDGVGDVMVNVVWDPPWTPDRMSEDARRKLGWS